The following are encoded in a window of Phaseolus vulgaris cultivar G19833 chromosome 3, P. vulgaris v2.0, whole genome shotgun sequence genomic DNA:
- the LOC137839295 gene encoding predicted GPI-anchored protein 58, with product MGALDKDLSHGLASGSQTVPNSVVEIAAAQGRSPPQGPARSEALPSQQRKKLILRKPKRKTPQVVSDEEEDNEATQDSLITKRRRVAPSSPPAPPPLPTPTPPSPPAPIPTPPTPPTATPPVQAVPLAAAFPAVEATEPNFMENPPSASTPFISAGEGPPSTASIAETAPGGDEGAHNSPIIITESPSSPPRQEAPTQQPIQEGGGES from the exons atgggcgctttggacaaggacct ATctcatgggttggcgtcgggctcccagactgtgcccaactcagtggtggagatcgccgctgctcagggcagatcgccccctcaaggcccagctcGTTCAGAAGCCTTGCCCTCCCAACAACGCAAGAAActcatcctcaggaagccaaagaggaaaactcctcaggtGGTAAGTGATGAAGAAGAGGACAATGAGGCAACTCAGGATAGCCTCATcaccaaaaggagaagggtggcaccttcttcaccacctgctccacctcctcttccaacaccaacaccgccttctccaCCAGCTCCAATTCCAACACCGCCTACTCCCCCAACTGCGACTCCGCCAGTTCAAGCAGTACCCTTGGCGGCTGCATTTCCCGCGGTTGAGGCtactgagcccaacttcatggagaaccctccgagtgcctccacgccattcatatccgctggagagggtcctccttcaactgcctcaattGCGGAAACTGCACCAGGCGGGGAcgaaggtgctcacaactcgccaATCATCATCACTGAGTCCCCctcgtcaccaccacgccaagaagctccaactCAACAACCAATCCAAGAGGGCGGTGGTGAGAGCTAG